Below is a genomic region from Xylophilus sp. GW821-FHT01B05.
CGTATTGTCCCCGTTCCGCAGGCCCTGCGGCAGAACGAGGGCCAATTCAGCGCTTCAGGCCGAAGGCGTCGAACATCTGTTCGGTCTGTTTCTGCAGTTGCTCCTGCATCTGCAAAAAGGTATTTTTGGACTGTTCCACGTAGTTGCCCATCATGCCCTGCACGAGCGGCGACTGCATATTCATGAATTGGGCCCACATCTCAGGGGTCAGCCCCTTGGACTGCTCTGCCAGCTTGGCCTGGATGTCTGTGAAGGCCTGCACATTCTTTTCAAGATAGGCCCCCATGAAGCCCTGCATGGAGTGGCCATAGAAGCGAATGATGTTGGCCAGCACCGCCTCGCTGAACATAGGTGCGCCGCCCGCCTCTTCTTCCAGGATGATCTGCAGCAGGATGCTGCGGGTCAGGTCCTCATTGGATTTGGCATCGCGCACCACAAAGGATTCGCTTGCCATGACCAGTTGCCGGACCTCGGTCAGCGTGATGTAGGCCGATGTCGCCGTATCGTAGAGCCGCCGATTCGGGTACTTCTTGATGATGCGCTGCGCAGGGACGCTGCCGACGGTCTTGGGGTGTTGCACTGGAAACTCCTCTGCCCGGCGCCTCTGGACTTTTTGCACCGCAACACATTCTAGGAAGGGGCGTCCCCTGGTTGCCGCAGGATAACCCTGAGAGCCCGGCATCCCACAGGAAATGCCGAGCCCCACACCGACTCAACCGCCCTTGTGAGGGCGCTTGCCGGGGTTCTTCTTACTGCGCGTGGCCGAGCCGCGCTCCAGGCTGCGGCGCTGGCCGCGGCCGGAAGGGGCCAGCGAGGTGCCCGCGAGCGGCACAGGTGCTGGTGCGCGTTTGCGGTCGGCTTCGGTCACGATCTTGTTGCCCATATGGATGCTCCTTGCAAGTGAAAAACAGAACTCTCGATTAGGCCACACATCGCAGGCTGCTTTGGCGCCCACAGATGCATGCTCAGCGCCCAGACACCATCAGCGCGAGCGACGGAACCTTGGCCTCGGAACGTTGCATGCGCACAGCACCGCTCCCTTGGTCAGCGCTTTCGCCGTCACTCTCATCATCGGCATCCAACCCATCGACGCGGACCAATGGGATCTGCGCACGGCGGGCTTCCTGCGCCTCGCCCGAAAGCCCGCTGAGTTCAGCAAGCGTCACAGGACGAACGCGGTGCAGTTCGTAGGCCACCAGTGCCAGCAGGCAGGTGATCGCGGTCAGGAGAATATTGGTGTATTTCATCCAGGCAGACAGGCTATGGACGGGGCCCGATAACGCAAAAGCCGCTTCAAGTTCCCCGGAGGTTCCCTGAAGCGGCTTTCTGTATTGGTAGGCGCGATTGGACTCGAACCAACGACCCCCACCATGTCAAGGTGGTGCTCTAACCAGCTGAGCTACGCGCCTAAGTCGTCGAAAGATGAAATTATAGCAGGAGAAATAAGCGCTTCTGCCTTCACGCAGTGAAAGAGCGCAATATCTTCACCTGCGCCGCGCCCATCGCACCCCCGATACCGCCGCCACGATGGCCAGCACCTTCTGCAGCCGGCCTGAGTCCGCGACCTCCACCGTGAAGGTCATCCACGCAGTGCCCTTGATTGATTGGGTCTGCACTCCCACTACATTGGTCTTCTCGCGTGCAAACACGTCCGAGATGTCGCGCAACAGGCCTTGGCGATCGCTGGCCTCAACAGTGACATCAACTGGATAGACCTCCCCCGACTCCTTCTTGGGCAGGCCCCACTCGACCTCAATCACGCGCTCGGCGCCGCGCGCCGCCATCTCGCGGAAGTTGCTGCAGTCGGCGCGGTGGAC
It encodes:
- the phaR gene encoding polyhydroxyalkanoate synthesis repressor PhaR, whose protein sequence is MQHPKTVGSVPAQRIIKKYPNRRLYDTATSAYITLTEVRQLVMASESFVVRDAKSNEDLTRSILLQIILEEEAGGAPMFSEAVLANIIRFYGHSMQGFMGAYLEKNVQAFTDIQAKLAEQSKGLTPEMWAQFMNMQSPLVQGMMGNYVEQSKNTFLQMQEQLQKQTEQMFDAFGLKR